The following DNA comes from bacterium.
ACATGACAGGTGATTCCATAAAAAACATTGACTGGAAAGTGCTCGGACGTACGGAAAGGTTTTATGTTAAGCAATTTCAGGAAGAAACGAATTTAAGGGCTCATATTCTGATAGATGCGTCAAATTCCATGACATTCGGATCATCCGGAATAACAAAGCTTGCATATGCAAAGTATCTTGCAGCAGCTCTCAGTTACATGCTGTTAAAGCAGAGAGATGCTGTGGGCCTTGCTGCATTTGACAGTACTATTCGTTCCTACCTGCCTCCGCGTTCTGTTATGAGCTATCTTAATGTAATGCTTTCCGAAATTGATCATTTACAGGGAGGTAATGATACTTCAATTGCTAATACTTTTCATGAACTCGCTGAAAGAATAAAGCGCAGGGGCCTGATTATAATTCTTTCAGACCTTCTCGATAATCAGGATGAAGTGCTGAAGGCATTAAAACATTTCCGCCATAGAAAGCATGAAGTAATTGTTTTTCATATACTCGACAAGAGAGAAACGGATTTGAATTTTTCAGGTAATGTCCTGCTTGAGGATTCAGAAACAGGGGATTCAATTCCGGTTGAAACGTTGTACGTAAAGAATTCGTATAAGAGCAGGATGAAAGAATTTATTGACAGGTACAGAAGAGAGTGCAGATTGCATCACATTGATTATTTGATGATTAATACAGAAGAAAATTTTGCTACAGCTTTAACAAAGTATCTTGTTAAAAGAAAAATGATTGGAGCCTGACAGAAGTGAAATTTTTTATTATCTGGAT
Coding sequences within:
- a CDS encoding DUF58 domain-containing protein, translating into MKTDKKYLDPLVVSRISRLDLIARLVVEGFITGLHKSPYHGFSVEFSEYRPYMTGDSIKNIDWKVLGRTERFYVKQFQEETNLRAHILIDASNSMTFGSSGITKLAYAKYLAAALSYMLLKQRDAVGLAAFDSTIRSYLPPRSVMSYLNVMLSEIDHLQGGNDTSIANTFHELAERIKRRGLIIILSDLLDNQDEVLKALKHFRHRKHEVIVFHILDKRETDLNFSGNVLLEDSETGDSIPVETLYVKNSYKSRMKEFIDRYRRECRLHHIDYLMINTEENFATALTKYLVKRKMIGA